In Desulfosudis oleivorans Hxd3, the DNA window GTCTTCCAGGCTGTCGTCCCTGAGCCAGGCAATATCCAGGTTATAGTGCCGGTCCTTGATCTGGGAGCGGGTAAATTTTTTAAAACGGCCGTCGTCCCCCTGGTCTTTGCGCCGGGAACGGCCGACCGGATCAGGGCCGTAGCATTTTTCAAACTCGTCAAACATGGCCGGGGTCAGGGGCCGCTCTTTTTTGGTGACCCCGGGGATATTGGTGCGACCGTCGTAAATCCAGATGTTTTCGGTTTTGACGCCTTTCTGGAAAAAAATCACATTGGCCTTGACGCCCTGGCTGTAGGGCGAAAAGGTGCCGTTGGGCAGCCGCAACAGAGTATGGACATTGCAATCTTCCATCAGGTAGCCAATAACCTCGCCGGCGGCATCGGCAAAGAGCACATTGTCCGGCAGCACCATGGCGGCCCGGCCGCCGGGCTTGAGAATGGTGACCACGTGCTGAATAAAATTGAGCTGTTTGTTGCTGGTGCTGACCGTAAAATCATCCCGCACCGGGGCCTGGTTGGCGCCCTTGGTGCCGAATGGCGGGTTGGTGAGAATGCAGTCGTAGCGCTCGCCCCGGTCCGGCTCATAAATGCTGTCCCCAAGATAGATTTGCGGTTCCAGGCCGTGGAGAAACAGGTTCATCAGGGCCAGGCGCCGGGGCCGGGGAACCAGTTCCTGGCCGAAGTAGGTCTGTTTTTTGATGCGGGCCACCTCTTTGCGGTCCAGCGCGCCTTTGGAGACTGCCATCAGCCATTCATAGGCCACCATTAAGAACCCGGCCGTGCCGCAGGCCGGGTCGCAGATGGTAAAGTCCTTTTGTTTACGCGGGTCGGGCCGCATGACAGTAACGATGGACTGGATCAGCGCCCGGGGCGTAAAATACTGTCCGGCGCCTTTTTTGCCTTCAGCCGCCGATTTTTCGAGCAGGCCTTCAAAGGCCGCGCCTTTGACATCCACCGGCATTTCCGACCACAGGGTTTCGTCAATCATGTTGATGACTTTTTTCAGGTTGACCGGATTGGTAAAGCGGGGCATGGCCTGGGTAAAGATGTCTCCCAGCAGGCCGGGCTGCCGGCTTAAGGCGCGCAGGATATTGGCAAAGGCGTCCAGCAGGTCCGTTCCCGACTTTTCAACAAACGGCTGCCAGGAGCAGTCCAGCCGGACCGTTTCCTGATTGTCTTCATATTCAACGGCGGACAGATCAATACCTTTTTCGTGGGCCATCTTTAAAAACATCAGATAGGTCAACTGTTCGATATAATCGCCGTAATCAATACCGTCGTGGCGCAGGGTATGGCAGAACCCCCAGAGTTTATTGGCAACATCCGACATGGAAAATCCTTATTTTATGCTCAGAGCCGGTTTACGCAGCCAGGGCTTCGTTGAGTTCGCAGATAAGCGGTTCAAACCTGTCGCCGAATACCCGCCGGGCGGCGCCGATGCCGCCTTGACGTTCAAAGACCGGCATGAGGGCAAAATCCTCTTCGGCAATGGCCAGGTTTTCAATTAAATGCTCTTTAATATAGGCCAGCCAGGCACGCTGGTCATCATTAAAATCGTGATTGCGGACAATTTTTTCCACGGCGGCGTCCACCCGTTCGGCGGCCGTTAAAATCGGTACATCATAGTCCGAGGCGTGCTTGATCATGGAGATGATATCGGCCAGCGGCTTTTTGTAAACCAGGGCATGGCCGCGCTGCAGGTCTTTTTCCGAAAAATCGCTTTGCCGCAACTGCTTTCGCAACTCGTCCAGGGCGTCGGTGCCCCACTGTTTGGGCCGGGACAAGAGGATGTCAATAGCGTCGATGTGTTCCGGATTGCGCCGGACAAATTCTTCAAACAGTTTGAGATAGTCTTCGGGTTTCTGATAGTCGCCGCCCACCCGGAACATGACCTCGTGTTCCACCGTATCGACAATGTCATATCCTTTAAAAAAGACTTTTTTCGGGCGGGGATAGTTGAGCAGCAGGTCCTGAAAATCTTTATCGCGCAGCAGTTTCATGGTTTCGGTAAATTGCTCGGCCAGATTGTCTTTCAGCCGGTCGGCAAAGGCCTTCATGTCGCCGGCGGGAATATATTTGGTAAAGGCCTCCCGGGCTTCGGCGCCCATGTTTTTTTCGATTCGGCGGAGTCGCTTGATAAGCCGGTTGATGTTGTATTCCCGGTCCTGGTTATCGTAGATCGCTTCGATAATTTCGGACAGCGGCGTTGCTTCCCGTTGCAGGCTGACATTAAAGTCGGTAGCGTCTTTAAAGTATTTGATGAGCGAACCGTCAAAGCAGTCGAAGATGGTAAATTTTTCCTTGTGGATTTCTTCACACAGCCGGGTGCCCCGGCCCAGCATCTGCACCCAGAGAATGCGGGACTTGACCATGCGCATGAACACCACCATTTCAATGGCCGGGATATCCACGCCGGTGGTCAGCATGTCCACCGTGACGACGATATTGGGTTCCGGCCGGTTGCGGAACTGCCGGATCTTTTGAAGGGGGCGATCGACGGTGGGGCTGCCGGTGATCTTCATGACAAAGTCGTCTCCCCGGCCGTACACCTCCTTGCAGGTTTTGACTATCTCGTCGGCATGGGACACATGGGGCAAGTCGTTGACGGCAAAAATCAGGGTTTTGGGGAAACGGTTATTTTCCTTTTCATGTTCATCCGTATATTTCTTAAGCGCGGAAATAATCTTTTTGATGCTGTCCGGCGAGGTGATCTTGACCTCAATCTCAGTGGCCACGAATTCCCGCTCATCTTCCAGTTCATCCAGCTTTTCAGCGCCGCTTTCCCGGTCGATAACGCCGACCAGCTCCCCTTCTTTTAAAAAGGCGCCGTTAATATGAATACCGGATTTAATCTTAACGGCCTCGTAATCCACCAGAAAGCCGTCCAGCACCGCCTGTTCGGTGCTGTAGCTAAACACCTTGTGCTTGAACATGGCCAACGTATGAGTGGCCGGGGTGGCTGTGAGGCCGATTTTGACTGCGTCAAAATAATCCAGCACGTATTTCCACCGGCCGGTTTCTCTGGCGGAGTAGCCGCGATGGCATTCGTCGGCAATAATCACATCAAAGGCATGAATGGGGATATCAAGCTTGCCCGCGTCCACCTCATATTCAAAGTCACCGACCGCTTCTTTGCCCAGAAGGTTGATGGACATTCGCTGGATGGTGGAGACGTAAATAAAGGTGTGCTTTTCCTGGGGATCAGTCAGATACGCCTCGGGCAGTACTTTCGGGTCAAAATTGTTCTCATCGTCAAAATCATCCCGCCGGAATTTCTGGCTGTATACTTCATAGGCATTATCCAGCTTCAGGCCTTCCGGCGTTTCAAACGATGAAATGGCCTGGACGGCCTGGGCAGCCAGAGACCGGCGGTCCACCAGGAAAAGGATGCGTCTGGCATATCCGGACTTTAAAAGACGATAAATAGAAGACACCAGCGTAAAGGTTTTGCCCGTACCGGTGGCCATGGCAACCAGCATGGTCTTTTTCCCATTGCCAATGGCCGTTTCGATAGCGGCGATGGCCTCTTTCTGGTAGGGACGCAGTCGGGTGATATCTTCAATGGGTTTTTCCGCCAGCCAGGCCTCCGCGCTTTGGGTATCCCGGTTAAACTTGTCCAGCAGTGCCCGGGGCGAATGAAAATCAATCAACCGACAAGCGGTGTTTTGATTGTTTCTCACATCAAGGTGGAAAATCAATTCGCCGTTGGTGGAATAGAGAAAAGGAACTTTATAGCCGCGCCAATCACCGATGGAATCGGGCGCCCCCTTTGAATATCGTTTGGCCTGTTCCAGTACATTACCGGCGCCGACGGCGATTTTTTTGGCCTCGATAATGCCCAGCAACTTACCGTCAACAAACAAGGCATAATCGGCCGGGCCGGTTTTGGTGGAATATTCTTCAACGGCGTGGTGGGTCAGCAGAGATTGGTCTGTAACATCATCGTTATGAATAATAGTCCAGTTCAATAACGAGGATGAGAGCCGGGTATCAATTCTTTTTTTTCTGGTTGTCCGTTCCGATTCGGTCATTGTTTTTATCTCTTTATATGACTTTGCACCATATCACACCGGCATCATGGTTT includes these proteins:
- a CDS encoding class I SAM-dependent DNA methyltransferase, coding for MSDVANKLWGFCHTLRHDGIDYGDYIEQLTYLMFLKMAHEKGIDLSAVEYEDNQETVRLDCSWQPFVEKSGTDLLDAFANILRALSRQPGLLGDIFTQAMPRFTNPVNLKKVINMIDETLWSEMPVDVKGAAFEGLLEKSAAEGKKGAGQYFTPRALIQSIVTVMRPDPRKQKDFTICDPACGTAGFLMVAYEWLMAVSKGALDRKEVARIKKQTYFGQELVPRPRRLALMNLFLHGLEPQIYLGDSIYEPDRGERYDCILTNPPFGTKGANQAPVRDDFTVSTSNKQLNFIQHVVTILKPGGRAAMVLPDNVLFADAAGEVIGYLMEDCNVHTLLRLPNGTFSPYSQGVKANVIFFQKGVKTENIWIYDGRTNIPGVTKKERPLTPAMFDEFEKCYGPDPVGRSRRKDQGDDGRFKKFTRSQIKDRHYNLDIAWLRDDSLEDPANLPEPHLLAGEAITELNACVDRLQEILDLIDQETAE
- a CDS encoding type I restriction endonuclease subunit R; the protein is MTESERTTRKKRIDTRLSSSLLNWTIIHNDDVTDQSLLTHHAVEEYSTKTGPADYALFVDGKLLGIIEAKKIAVGAGNVLEQAKRYSKGAPDSIGDWRGYKVPFLYSTNGELIFHLDVRNNQNTACRLIDFHSPRALLDKFNRDTQSAEAWLAEKPIEDITRLRPYQKEAIAAIETAIGNGKKTMLVAMATGTGKTFTLVSSIYRLLKSGYARRILFLVDRRSLAAQAVQAISSFETPEGLKLDNAYEVYSQKFRRDDFDDENNFDPKVLPEAYLTDPQEKHTFIYVSTIQRMSINLLGKEAVGDFEYEVDAGKLDIPIHAFDVIIADECHRGYSARETGRWKYVLDYFDAVKIGLTATPATHTLAMFKHKVFSYSTEQAVLDGFLVDYEAVKIKSGIHINGAFLKEGELVGVIDRESGAEKLDELEDEREFVATEIEVKITSPDSIKKIISALKKYTDEHEKENNRFPKTLIFAVNDLPHVSHADEIVKTCKEVYGRGDDFVMKITGSPTVDRPLQKIRQFRNRPEPNIVVTVDMLTTGVDIPAIEMVVFMRMVKSRILWVQMLGRGTRLCEEIHKEKFTIFDCFDGSLIKYFKDATDFNVSLQREATPLSEIIEAIYDNQDREYNINRLIKRLRRIEKNMGAEAREAFTKYIPAGDMKAFADRLKDNLAEQFTETMKLLRDKDFQDLLLNYPRPKKVFFKGYDIVDTVEHEVMFRVGGDYQKPEDYLKLFEEFVRRNPEHIDAIDILLSRPKQWGTDALDELRKQLRQSDFSEKDLQRGHALVYKKPLADIISMIKHASDYDVPILTAAERVDAAVEKIVRNHDFNDDQRAWLAYIKEHLIENLAIAEEDFALMPVFERQGGIGAARRVFGDRFEPLICELNEALAA